Genomic window (Nomia melanderi isolate GNS246 chromosome 14, iyNomMela1, whole genome shotgun sequence):
GATATCTTTTCTGGCGactttcgaattcaaagtaaaattccaCCATAAAACCGATGTGTCACAGTGATTGCCGAGCATTTGATCGGTTCAGAAACTTACTACAATCGTCCTCTGATTTTCCTTGTTTGTTATTATCAGTGTCACTCGAGTCACGAGAGTCTTTCAGGCTTTTGATATCCAGCGCGTTACATTTGTCCAAATTTACGGTTGCAGGCAAGAAGTCTATCTGACAACGAGGCGGCGACAGTTGTGACATTAATAACTCTTTCACGCTCTGTTTACTGCCAGCAACGTTTCATCATGCagcattacaaatatttataatacaacatCGCGTGATATGCTTTGTATTGAACAGTACATTTCACAATGGCGatctcaataaataaagaaacatatttgACGACGATCAAAATTGTCCTTTCCGAATGTAAATTCACTTACCTCCCACCCGCTCGAAGACGGATTTTGTTGGAGACAACGTTCAAAGGTTCACGTAACATCCTTTCTCTCGATGGCGGCTGATCCTTCCTCGTTATCAACGATTTATACCCtgaaacaaatcaaattatttctgATAAACAACCAACCATCAAAAATCATCAACAACTTCTCCCAAAGATATACCAAATTAACGAAACAcctaaaatatacaatacaattatCAAACATGTCTCTTTGAAAGCTGTTATCGCTAGAACGTAAAACTGCAATCGACTCAAAATCacttattctaatattaaaaagataaaagctttttcaaattatttatccaACCAATCACATAGGTAATACACAAACTACAACACAACTCAATTGAAATCATAACAAATCCACTCTACATTCCacagaaaagaatgaaaaaagttcAGTTCAACTGCTGGTAGCTCTACATTTTGACTACTAAGCCCAGAAACTCCAATGATCTGAGGAAAATCGACCGTGGCGCTGTTATTCCCGGCGGTTCCGAGCATTTCCACGGAAACGTTTGATTCTCGATCGCGGAGCTGATTTACGACGACGGGCCACCATCTTAGCGTCAATCTCGCACGCGCAACTCCAATAAATATCTCGGCAAAACAATGTGACGGCGTCACCGCAGCCGTTAATTGTTTTTTCGGCGTGATTCGGGCGATAACGCGGAACGTACGACGAATGAATCACTAGACGGTGTTTACCTCGCCACGTGTCTGTCAATAATTATTTCACCGCTTCGGTCCCACTGCCGAAGACAAGAACAATACAGCCGCGAGAGGAGCACCGATGATAACGGATTTTTTCCGTGCACGTGCCGCACGCGGCTGCATCGCGAACAGTATCAGGCTCGCGCGCAAACCGGGGCATAAATACATCACGGGTCTTATCGGAACGCAAATTTTTCGATCGCGAACCGCATCTTCCGGGTATAAGTTTCGCCGTAATGAGCCGGTGAAGCCGCGACTCGCATCCAACAGCCGCGTACGATCCTTGCAACCGCGCCCCGTAAAAATATCAGGCGCGACATGGACACCGAGCAACCGGAGAAAGACGAGGAAAAAAAATCCGCTATTTGGTCGCAGTGGCTGACCGCGTTCACGCGTGAGTAGATTTAACGCGTTGTCGACGGCGGACGCCTCTTGGCGTCTTTTGCTTCGGGGATTTAGATGAACGGATGTAGCGACCCTTGTGTTAGCAGCGTCAATTATCGAAATGTTTGCATTTGCATAAGTTTCTTTCTGTTTTGGGAAGGGAAGCTGACGTGAAAGTTAAATGGAGTTACATGAGTGGTTCAGAAGCCGATGTTaaattggcttctgagcgatttAGATATTAGTACCCAGAGAGCTGGTAACGTGAGGGATAACTAGAAATGTATCTGAATGATAGAGAAATTCGTGAAAATTGGTGACGCTAGATTAAAAGGAGCTGataactgaaatttcattaCGTCTCTCCGGCGTCAGGGTCCGGTCTGTATAGTGTTATTACTAAGATTAGAACGGTTCATGGTAGAGCAATGCATACGCTAGTGCATCAAGATGTTCCGTTCGAGCGTGCACCGGTATGATGCTAGTAGACCTATGTCTATGAATGAGCTAATGAAATTACTCTCGCGTCTGTTGACACAACTGTTTCATGGCCGTTTGTGACAGTCAGCTTAGCCGTTATCGGAAGTGGTCTCGCGAATGGCTGGGCATCGCCGTACTTGGCTCAACTGACATCAACGGAAGCGACCGTGCCTTTGAGACTGACAGACACCGAAGTGTCCTGGGTGGCGTCCCTTTTAAATCTTGGCCGGCTGGCCGGCGCTTTGCTCGCCGCACTGTGTCAAGGTAAGCTCGATTCCTCGCGAAGAAAATTCGTCTGGCCATCCCCTGCTAACTCAGCCCCGCGACCTAGTGAATCCCGTGAACTTGAAGAATTCCCTGGGCATTACCCGTTCGAATATAAATCCTGACTTCCGACCACGttcaacttaaccctttgcggacgaagattccttgaaGTGCAGAAAACGGTCAgtggatgaagctaaattgtacatCGATCGATTAGATcattgaaaaaaggaaactacgtactgaccTCTCGCCTATAAATAAGCTACAAATTTTCAGAACTCCTGTTACACGTTCCTCCACTGAATTAACCTACTTAACCACCGTCGAACACGTTGAACTCACGGATAGTTGATCCGTTCGATGCTTTCTTACAGCACGCGATCAGGCGACCGAACAAGGCAAACAATGGCGAACAACATTGTTCGTCGAGAATTCAATAAGAACAAGGCAGCCACGACTCAGCACTCGTAGCAAACTGTGATATGAGATTCCGGTACGTAGAAAACGAGAAACGGCGGCTTCGATCCATCATCGAAGCGATAGAATTACACCAGAACGCGTCAATCGCGAGTGAATTCAGCCTCGCCCGTTAGGACTCTTAAGGGATGCGGTCTTAGAAGCCTAAAGGAAATAGGTGATTCCGATCATCAATTTCctgcaagttttccacattgcaCACCATCTTGTACCACTGTCTACAAGATCGAGATCATCCCCTCTTAAGATCCGACGAGTGTCGAGCAAGAGAAGTCTCAATGATCCAATTAGCGATCATCAGTACTGAGTTGTGGTGATCTTGTTCTCAGGGAACTGTAACTTTAACATGTCACACGGTCATCTTTAGACTGCATTGGAAGGAAGATGGTGCTTCTGCTCAGCGGCGTGCCGTTGGCCACGAGCTGGGTGCTCAATATCTGCGCCACAACGGTCCCGTGGCTCTACGCCTCCAGATTTAGCTCGGGCATCGGGACAGGGATGCTGTGGAGCGCATTGTCGATCTACCTAGGGGAGATCGCTGATCCTAGAATTCGTGGATCGTTGGTAAATTCCTTGAGTAACGTAAACTCATAGAAAACTCTGAGTAACGATAAATGATTCAACGAATCAGAGATCTAACTTGACAATCTAACTTGCGCCTAACTTGTGAAAATCGTAGAATCCTTTTGCTTCGTCTTAGAACGAGGATACGCAACCAGCAACAGTTTCATGAGgatatataatatacacatatatattttttttgatCAACGCGAATGTACCCAATCAGATTTCTCGTCCGATAAAGTCGTACTCTGTGGTCACGTCTTCAGATATCCATGAACGTGAACGCGTCTTCCATCGGTATGTTCCTGGGCAACGCGATGGGTCCTTATCTGTCCATGGAGATGTTCGGGTACGTGAGCCTCGTCCCGAATATTCTCTTCATGATCCTCTTCAGCCTGATACCCGAATCACCCTACTATTACCTCTTGCACGGGGATACAGGCAAGGCCGAGGAATCCTTGAAGTGGTTCAGGCGAGAAGCTGACGTCAAGGCGGAGATGCGAGAGCTCCAGGAATTCGTCGACGGGGCTGGAACTAATATTTTCCTAAACTTGAAGGAATTCCTTCTGCCAAGTATTCATGATTTCTTTACTTAAACTCTTGCCAAGCTGttctctttatctttctctgtctatctctctctatctctctctttatAGCGTCTTTTTAAGGGATCGGTTATTAAAAAAGGATATACCCTTTGTCCATTTAAGATAGCTTATTTACTAACAATTCCCTTCGACGCTGCTTCAACTTATCTCGAACAGAAAGTTTATACGTTATAAACACACAGCTATGAGCTTTACAAAGAATTctggaaaagtcagtttaagtgcttggtagtccTAGCGTTAACAATGACGTCCTATAAACACTGAGACAAGTGTAACCGATCTGTCCTCGATT
Coding sequences:
- the LOC116429061 gene encoding facilitated trehalose transporter Tret1 isoform X1, translating into MDTEQPEKDEEKKSAIWSQWLTAFTLSLAVIGSGLANGWASPYLAQLTSTEATVPLRLTDTEVSWVASLLNLGRLAGALLAALCQDCIGRKMVLLLSGVPLATSWVLNICATTVPWLYASRFSSGIGTGMLWSALSIYLGEIADPRIRGSLISMNVNASSIGMFLGNAMGPYLSMEMFGYVSLVPNILFMILFSLIPESPYYYLLHGDTGKAEESLKWFRREADVKAEMRELQEFVDGAGTNIFLNLKEFLLPSNLKRTMLVLGIYAFSYMSGYNAMFAYAEIIVTKCKINMKPSLAVTILGLATIVAGSTATLMVDRLGRKRLLIMSGLGSSVSLALLGLHFHLLSLDYDGASLTWLPLIALILFNISVCAGLQPVPSTILSEVFPTNLKSLGCLFVSSNNAILSFLSAKTYQPFLNLVGDKFVFWTYGFCMLFLAPYVHFLLPETMGKSLMEIQRSDKK